Proteins encoded together in one Mugil cephalus isolate CIBA_MC_2020 chromosome 16, CIBA_Mcephalus_1.1, whole genome shotgun sequence window:
- the cd79b gene encoding uncharacterized protein cd79b, whose amino-acid sequence MRWMLAGCCGLALISISVVLGSTLEITQKPRFYGVFVNSKMIIYCRTTTAYTGQPKWYKVNKYDAEPEDRVELEQSRSITFERKFSNSSAHLIMYNAQLEDSGVYFCKIHETWGPGTEVQVARKVDLSLLQYRSKLKDGFIIIQGLMLAVCIAAILFRKHQLLEKRDSIYEEPETDHIYEGLAIETCGGGLYEELTAYTQPDGAEAPWE is encoded by the exons ATGCGTTGGATGCTAGCTGGATGCTGTGGGCTTGCTTTGATCAGTATATCAG TTGTCCTAGGCAGCACCCTGGAGATCACACAGAAGCCCCGCTTTTATGGTGTGTTTGTCAACAGCAAAATGATCATTTACTGTCGGACCACAACGGCGTACACGGGGCAGCCAAAGTGGTACAAGGTCAATAAATATGACGCGGAGCCTGAAGACAGAGTAGAGCTAGAACAAAGTCGGAGTATTACCTTTGAAAGGAAGTTCAGCAACAGCAGTGCCCATCTCATCATGTACAATGCACAACTAGAAGACAGCGGAGTGTACTTCTGCAAAATACACGAAACATGGGGACCTGGAACTGAAGTACAAGTAGCCA GAAAGGTTGATCTATCCCTGCTACAATACAGAAGCAAACTGAAGGATGGTTTCATCATCATCCAGGGCCTAATGTTGGCTGTGTGTATCGCTGCTATACTGTTTCGCAAACATCAGCTG TTGGAAAAGAGGGACAGCATATATGAGGAGCCTGAAACCGACCACATCTATGAG GGCTTGGCAATCGAGACGTGTGGAGGAGGTCTGTATGAGGAACTCACCGCATACACTCAGCCCGACGGAGCTGAGGCCCCATGGGAGTGA
- the LOC125022810 gene encoding uncharacterized protein LOC125022810, with amino-acid sequence MLSRIFFACLLLGLYSSASSLSCRWMNHKFRQYSENSLALIDAMVSAFIRIFEDSEAEDAVVFPYHLYSQASGASAEDKLAFTVQVLKEVAALFEEDYSSASWEESTVENFLNVVNRQADGLHFCIGGHHRTNAKLHMYFRRLSHRVLKRLGHSSEAWELVRKEIKAHLMRVDQLGASLLTSKAKPTNMLSRIFFACLLLGLYSSGSSLSCRWMNHKFKQYSENSLDLIDAMANNSTNSTEDAGTEDTVVFPYHLYSHASKASAGDKLAFTVQVLKEVAALFEEDYSSASWEESTVENFLNVVNKQADELNSCIVSHTKNKKLEMYFKKLSNRVLKQKGHSSEAWELVREEIKAHLMRVDQLGASLLTSN; translated from the exons atgctcAGCAGGATTTTCTTCGCTTGCCTCTTGCTCGGTCTGTACAGCTCCGCCTCCTCGCTGAGCTGCAGGTGGATGAACCACAAATTCAGACAGTACAGTGAAAACTCGCTGGCTCTGATAGATGCTATGGTGAGTGCATTCATTCGCAT CTTTGAGGATTCTGAAGCTGAGGACGCTGTGGTCTTCCCTTATCATCTGTACAGCCAGGCATCCGGAGCTTCA GCTGAGGATAAACTTGCTTTCACAGTCCAGGTCCTGAAGGAAGTGGCTGCCCTGTTTGAGGAGGATTACAGCTCTGCATCATGGGAGGAGAGCACCGTGGAGAACTTCCTCAATGTGGTCAACAGACAGGCTGATGGGCTTCACTTTTGC atTGGGGGACACCACCGCACCAACGCAAAGCTGCACATGTATTTCAGGAGACTCTCACACCGCGTCCTAAAGAGATTG GGCCACAGCTCTGAGGCGTGGGAGCTGGTCAGGAAGGAAATCAAAGCTCATCTGATGAGAGTGGACCAGCTGGGAGCATCTCTCCTCACCTCCA AAGCAAAACCGACAAATATGCTCAGCAGGATTTTCTTCGCTTGCCTCTTGCTCGGCCTGTACAGCTCCGGCTCCTCGCTGAGCTGCAGGTGGATGAATCACAAATTCAAGCAGTACAGTGAAAACTCGTTGGATCTGATAGATGCCATG GCAAACAATTCCACTAACAGCACTGAGGATGCTGGAACTGAGGACACTGTGGTCTTTCCTTATCACCTGTACAGCCACGCATCCAAAGCTTCG GCTGGGGATAAACTTGCTTTCACAGTCCAGGTCCTGAAGGAAGTGGCTGCCCTGTTTGAGGAGGATTACAGCTCTGCATCATGGGAAGAGAGCACCGTGGAGAACTTCCTCAATGTGGTCAACAAGCAGGCCGATGAACTCAATTCCTGC ATCGTGAGCCACACGAAGAACAAGAAGCTGGAGATGTATTTCAAGAAACTGTCCAACCGTGTCCTTAAGCAAAAG GGCCACAGCTCTGAGGCGTGGGAGCTGGTCAGGGAGGAAATCAAAGCTCATCTGATGAGAGTGGACCAGCTGGGAGCATCTCTCCTCACCTCCAACTGA
- the plekhm1 gene encoding pleckstrin homology domain-containing family M member 1 gives MLATQTPDMPAEAKNVNQIKERLAHSLKALQKRYVMSDTMVTSEDGDANLLCSALEAIFIHGIKSKYIRSEAGGRNRKGDRGPLPQPFFWSLLKTVTHRDVITELEKISFVGTDVGRCRAWLRLALNHGLLECYLMSLFREDSELHSYYQPSALLLNSEEREVLLSYLQGLASLTFSLSYKSAVLNEWTTTPLALAGLCPLSQLETFDLSINGGDHPNSKPVCKELWDTASQSSGSSDALDVQRGCPVLLSRGSGVLQGGALHSSNLSLDTTGSSQLSSSLSSDSLLQGQDPRSPTADQWSSCDLEAPINVSISIKRQQKDQLSYFRESGDCSQDSMREDSFVSSTGPDQFSENAVFSGSDSETQGPPTPSQEPVDQPPTSDLSDSEPPAASLDLSSSDENQDVQCPPVVCDDASSEMHSDTDVLPLVSEPEVEAKALKSSDSVQEMDSSVKGSSESSVHQGPHRSASVLSRKYSTESVSHPHSWISDDDIYRPHLEEVPDSEELPPSADPEELKDSQSPPSVVHRRQIGLSNPFRGLLKLGHLERRGAVGMWRDYYCELSPFEFRLYVNAEERTCCDNCSLMRCEDARVTSPEGRFELAFSGKRLFLRAANRDEAEDWVDRIVEAVNKCRPASRADDHWEVLQSSRENGVDERTASSPSSAPSSPERGLPSSEASTCVAPPPSPQQELNWSRTTDLETDAIKEAVLYFSTDPETRTWTPLVFSLSLESLKGFQVTDGRKLLRQSHPIEEIRDVVPDVSLGGPAFFRLLTVKETLRLRAENADEARSWRVLIREALDSYLESGEDGVSEEPAVVHSGVNGNLYRLVQHRLKEDGVLLAHLCTVPSEKGLDTQNFKCAGCSQQIGPSHGRARLCEFTGQYYCDSCHHGETSIIPSRMVHNWDLTQREVSKKVLRLLAQIEQEPLLNLEQLNPELVKHAESMTQTHSLRERLRLVGDYLLTCRSGALKTLQARTGQRTYLLESSKLYSVLDLRQIAEGQYTNYLLSLVTHASNHVFRCDLCTQRGFICQMCHSGDIIFPFQFDSTTRCKDCKAVFHLACKAAKSSCPRCERMKKYLERDLQEA, from the exons ATGCTAGCCACACAGACGCCAGATATGCCAGCTGAGGCCAAAAATGTCAACCAG ATCAAAGAGAGGTTGGCACATTCGCTCAAGGCCTTGCAGAAGCGGTATGTGATGTCAGACACCATGGTCACCAGTGAAGACGGTGACGCCaacctcctctgctctgccctGGAAGCCATCTTCATACATGGTATCAAGAGCAAGTACATCCGCTCGGAGGCTGGAGGGCGGAACAGGAAAGGAGACAGAGGACCGCTTCCCCAGCCTTTTTTCTGGAGCCTCCTGAAGACTGTAACCCACCG TGATGTGATCACAGAGCTGGAGAAGATCAGCTTTGTCGGGACGGACGTTGGCCGCTGCCGAGCATGGCTACGACTGGCCCTCAACCACGGCCTCCTGGAGTGCTACCTCATGTCGCTGTTCCGGGAGGACTCCGAGCTGCACTCTTACTATCAGCCCAGTGCCTTGCTCCTGAACTCAGAGGAGCGTGAGGTTCTGCTCAGCTACCTCCAGGGTCTGGCCTCGCTCACGTTCAGCCTCTCCTACAAGTCAGCCGTCCTCAACGAATGGACCACCACCCCGCTGGCTCTTGCTGGACTCTGCCCCTTGTCCCAACTGGAAACATTCGACCTGTCCATCAATGGCGGAGATCATCCCAACTCCAAGCCCGTATGTAAGGAATTGTGGGATACGGCGTCTCAGTCTTCGGGCTCGTCCGATGCATTGGATGTGCAGAGAGGCTGCCCGGTGTTGCTGAGCAGGGGGTCGGGCGTATTACAAGGAGGCGCGCTTCACTCGTCGAACTTAAGCCTGGACACCACGGGCTCCTCCCAGCTCTCCTCCAGCTTGAGCTCCGATAGCCTTCTGCAGGGGCAGGACCCCCGCAGCCCGACAGCAGATCAGTGGTCTTCGTGTGACCTGGAAGCGCCCATTAATGTCAGCATCAGCATCAAGAGACAGCAGAAAGA tcaGCTGAGCTATTTCCGGGAGAGTGGAGACTGCAGTCAGGACTCCATGCGTGAAGACTCGTTTGTCTCCAGCACGGGCCCCGATCAGTTCTCGGAGAACGCCGTTTTCAGCGGCTCGGACAGCGAGACGCAGGGTCCTCCCACACCATCCCAAGAGCCCGTGGACCAACCTCCAACTTCTGACCTGTCTGATTCAGAGCCACCGGCAGCGTCTCTTGATCTGTCGTCCTCTGACGAGAACCAAGACGTCCAGTGTCCACCCGTGGTCTGCGATGACGCCTCCTCTGAGATGCACTCGGACACGGACGTGCTTCCGCTAGTCAGCGAGCCTGAGGTGGAGGCGAAAGCTCTGAAGAGCAGCGATTCTGTCCAGGAAATGGACAGCTCAGTGAAGGGCAGCTCTGAATCGTCAGTGCATCAAGGCCCACATCGCTCTGCTAGCGTCCTCAGCAGGAAATACTCCACAGAGTCAGTCTCA CACCCACATTCTTGGATCTCAGACGATGACATATACAGGCCTCATCTGGAGGAGGTGCCAGACAGTGAGGAGTTGCCTCCCTCTGCCGATCCAGAGGAGCTCAAGGACTCTCAGTCGCCTCCCAGCGTCGTCCACCGCAGACAAATAG GGCTGTCCAACCCCTTTCGAGGCCTGCTGAAGCTGGGTCACCTGGAACGGAGAGGAGCGGTGGGAATGTGGCGCGACTACTACTGCGAGCTGTCGCCCTTCGAGTTCCGACTCTACGTGAACGCGGAGGAGCGGACGTGTTGCGACAACTGCTCCCTGATGCGATGCGAAGACGCCCGGGTCACGTCGCCCGAGGGCCGCTTCGAGTTGGCTTTTTCTGGGAAGCGGCTTTTCCTCCGAGCGGCCAACCGAGACGAGGCCGAGGACTGGGTGGACCGGATAGTGGAGGCAGTCAACAAATGCCGCCCAGCGTCTCGTGCTGACGATCACTGGGAGGTGTTGCAGTCGTCCAGGGAGAACGGCGTGGATGAACGCACGGCTTCATCCCCTTCCTCCGCCCCCTCCAGCCCCGAGCGAGGCTTACCTTCCTCTGAAGCCAGCACCTGTgtggctcctcctccttcccctcaaCAGGAACTGAACTGGAGTCGGACTACTGATTTGGAAACGGACGCCATCAAAGAAGCGGTTTTGTACTTTTCCACGGATCCCGAGACTCGGACGTGGACGCCTctggttttctctctctccttggAGTCCTTGAAAGGCTTTCAGGTCACAGATGGAAGGAAGTTGCTGCGTCAAAGCCACCCCATTGAGGAAATCCGGGACGTGGTTCCTGACGTGTCCCTGGGAGGACCGGCCTTTTTCAGACTCCTGACGGTCAAGGAGACGCTCCGACTCAGGGCGGAGAACGCAGACGAGGCTCGGTCCTGGAGGGTTTTGATCCGGGAAGCTCTGGACTCCTACCTGGAGAGCGGGGAGGACGGCGTCTCTGAGGAACCGGCGGTGGTGCATTCAGGAGTGAACGGAAATCTCTACAGATTGGTGCAGCACAGACTAAAAGAAGATGGAGTACTTCTTGCTCATCTCTGTACAGTTCCTTCGGAGAAGGGGCTTGACACACAGAACTTCAAATGTGCAG GCTGTTCTCAGCAGATCGGCCCTTCCCATGGCAGAGCCAGGTTATGTGAGTTCACAGGCCAGTACTACTGTGACTCCTGCCACCACGGGGAGACCTCCATCATCCCCTCGCGCATGGTGCACAACTGGGACCTCACGCAGCGAGAG GTGTCTAAGAAAGTCCTGCGGTTGCTGGCTCAGATCGAACAGGAGCCTCTGCTGAACCTGGAGCAGCTGAACCCAGAGTTGGTGAAGCACGCAGAGTCCATGACTCAGACCCACAGCCTCCGGGAGAGGCTGCGTCTGGTGGGCGACTACCTGCTCACCTGCCGCAGCGGAGCCCTCAAGACCCTCCAAGCTAG AACGGGGCAGCGAACATATTTGTTGGAGTCGAGCAAACTGTACAGTGTCTTGGACTTACGTCAG atAGCTGAGGGGCAATACACCAACTACCTTCTCTCATTGGTGACCCACGCCTCCAACCACGTGTTCCGCTGCGACCTATGCACGCAGCGTGGCTTCATTTGTCAGATGTGCCACTCGGGCGACATCATCTTCCCCTTCCAGTTCGACAGCACTACCAG GTGTAAAGATTGTAAAGCTGTGTTTCACCTGGCCTGCAAGGCCGCCAAGAGCTCCTGTCCACGCTGCGAGCGCATGAAGAAATACCTGGAGAGGGACCTGCAGGAGGCTTGA